The DNA window ttagtctctgatgcatgattttttactataaattggttttggcttttaactagctgtcagtaactgcgagtactctcaaatcgtattttcttgttaattcgacctgctgatactgtttataatgcttttttgtcattttttatttatatggatcttggctgtataccagctttgattatttgtaatatcttcaatttttcacttattcttacaacatttgtataaacttcaaatttataaaaaaacggtttttttctaaagtgaacattgattggttaaatatttctcagtgtgtttgaatttatttgatagccttttggtcatgactgtttgtctctaatatttaattaactgtgcatttgtattcagatatcgcagatcaaatttattcgttctttgtgtaatcatacgttttttgattgagttaagtctgctaattgatattttatcgtatgtttttatatgttgtgatgttatgctattgtttcagaaaaagggagaaggtttgggcccattaaaacgtttaatcccgctgcaaatgtttgcacctgtcctaagtcaagaatctgatgtacagtagttgtcgtttgtttatgtaatatatacgtgtttctcgtttctcgttttgtttatattgattagaccgttggttttcccgtttgaatggttttacactagtaattttggggccctttatagcttgttgttcggtgtgagccaaggctccgtgttgaaggccgtactttaacctataatggttaaatttttaaattgttatttggatggagagttgtctcattggcactcacaccacatcttcctatatctatagactttcaaatattcgCCTTTGAACGTATCCAGAAAAACGCTTTAGATGCATGAAATTAATTAAACGTTGTTATTATTTTTGAGAACAATAGCATTTTCTCAAacaatttttgctttttaatgAGTTTTCCATTATTCTAATTAAAGGCATGCAAAGAAACATATACTGTTAAGGCAGAAAACACATTCTTAAAAATTTGGTTTTACTTATTATAACTGGATGTTTGAAAACATACATACCCTTTAAATAATATAGTATCATTTCAGGGTTTCTGCAGAACATATAATTCACACCTTGCAACTATTGAGACAGAAGGAGAAAATATATTCCTAACGGACACTATTGCACTAATTCAGAATGGAGTCGGCAAAAGAGGTATACATGATCTAACACGTAACTACTGTATTCTATTAATTTTGAATGATAAATGTAATTTGGTACAAAAATCTATTTACAACAACAGGAAACAGCAGTTTTCCGATTAGATTGGTCCTGCCCTTGCAACATACGGGTATCTCAGAGCCAAACAGATAAAGGTCAGAAAATCATGCTATTAACCGATGTTTAAACCTTATAAACTAATCAAGAATATTCAAGTattgaaatcaaaattgacaGAATGAATTGCATGATATCCAAACTGAGCTATATAACAAATCGGATTTCTTGTAAGataaccaatgagacaactatctaccagaTTTCAAATGATGTTGACGTGAGCAGTTATTTCAAGTTTGATAGGATATTTGTATGTGTCTAACATAGTCACTAAACTTTTAACTATTTAGTGAGAGgaaatcatttatatagcggAACGTGTTAGCCACTTTTCATTCTTTCTACGAAGTTTCTGTGTGCTGTAAGCCTTATATTAATAAAGGAAAAAGTCGGTAAGAACAggggcacaattggttcccatgGGAATATCAATCGTTTGTTGAAAACACGTCCTCGAAGTGTAGCAAATacgttgtcaatcaagaaatcaaacattttgataatgtcAGATTCagaaaaaagttttgtttgatTCAGAGTAATTTTTACGAAATTTAATGTAcgcctccctaagacaagatactttgCATTCTTTTTGTCTGAAACCAACTTGGACCAAATTTACAGTtggtcttttagtttggaatgatgaatacttgtgtaaaagttaaaaagtcaaGTGCTTTGATACTATTTCAAGGGGAACAAAGATACATAGATGTATGTACTCTAAACAGATATTTCGAATTTATAAATATCCACATCTGTTTCATAACAAGCTATATATTCCcgtttctgaaataaaagaaaatattttttctatattcatatGCCATAGAGGACATTTGGATAGGGGGAACAGACGAAGTTATTGAGGGTGTATGGGTATGGGCATCAACAGGAAAAGACTTGACATACACTAACTGGGACGCAGGTCAACCAGATAACGTGAATTCAATTGAAAACTGTTTGTCTCTTGTATGGTGGAGTATGCCTGAATGGAAATGGAATGATTGGTATTGTAGCCGTAATTGCCACTTTATATGTGAAACAGAGTAAGTCATTTCTATACTTGTTCTATGTAAACATACTTGAAAGGTTGATAGTATATGGTACAGTGTTTTTTAGAATGCTCTAAAAATACCGGATATAGTAAACACTTATTCGATAATGTACAAATTAAGGAAATAAAGGGAACAGTAGTATACCTGTGTTCAAatgtcataaatcgattgagaggaAATGAATCCgggttttcaaaaaaaaaagaggaaatcACAGCAACCGTGACTGTATACCAGAAAAGATATGGTTTGTCTTGTTATCATTATCCCTTTTGTGATGCATTCTACTGTGGATTTTGTATTATCATTCGTTGGATATTCATGTTGTTGCATTTTGACTTTATCGAAAGACTATAAATCCAACGAATTATGACTTTTCGGTAGGCTTGTAGAATGACTTTGGCAGACCCATGGTAAATATTATCAATGATCgtacaaaatattaatcaatcctttaaaattggtatccacgaaaaaaaaaatgtttgtatttcttttgatcAGATAGACATGTTACGAAAATACGTTTGCATGCATATAACAATACTAAACTTTGACAACATTTTTGGTTACTGAATACTTGTTTTGGCTCCTATTTAGCTGTTATATGAGATAGCATTGCCACTTTCGTTTATTGTACAAGTTCtgataataaaatgacaaataacagaaaaaacTTTTGTGAGATTTGGCACAGAGGTTTGTTATTATGCTTTTCATGTTTgtcaatttaattatttttttttaatctaggTATACTGTTTTTATAGATGGAACGCATTCTAACTTATCAGTTcggtatattttatgtttttgtatttttgtataaataactGTAACTAACTGGTCCCAActttgattgattaatttattgatttgcGTTGAACGCCACTTTCCATTATTATGAGATAGTTCGTGTAGGTTAGATTTTACTAGTGGAGGGCGCCCAACGAAAACCACCGATCATAGGAAGACAAACTAACTAGAAGTCGAGCGCACCTGTCATGTACACAATTTAACCAACTTTAAAAGACCACGATCTAGTCAAggtaaaatcatacaaatagacaaaaatataaaaaaaagaaaatgataaatcaaacaaaaaatactaaaattatggCCGAACAATAGTACGACTTTCAGAATGCTCACAAAACTCATTTAATGTTACTGcaattttcttaaactatggattgttttatacatttgtatatatattttcagattcCCAGCTTCAGGAAGCATAATTGGATAAAAGGCAGGCCTAGGCTGATATAGAATTTATGTggaaattcaataaaaattttgatgattttgcaCATTTTTCGACTACATATCAATTGATTAACTGTGtatataaatcaattcaaaGGGATCTTCTATATAAGTCCGTGATAATagacattttcaaaatactagTACCTGTTTTTGTTCAGCAATTTTTCATACAATAACATTGCCTTTTCCAGAATTCCTAAAACACCAAAGCATTCACATACCCTTTTCCTCACAGCTAGCTGgcataaaaataccaaaaaaaagcattcaaataattaaattgttttgtaaacaatagTTGAGATCGTGAACATTTCACCTTCTGGTATATTTTATCACAGATTACAGAATTTATTGGAAATACaacataaagaaataataaGAACAACTGGAATCTACAGTTCAGAAGTTTATAAAcggtaaaatcatacaaaattaCCGAACTTTGatggaaattaaaaaaggaaagtctctaatcaaatggcaatataaaaagctgaaacaaatcaaacgaaataataacaactgtcatatccctGAATTgctacaggcattttcttatgtagaaaatggaagaataaacatggttttatagctagctaaaactctcacttgtatgacaatcgcaTCAAATTCCCAGTTATAAACGTTCACCTTTATTAATCGATTGACATCAACTTATTTTTGACTACAAGCTATTAATAGTATCAATTGTATGTGCACTAGATGCGCGTTTCCACAATCAATGTCTCCTTAGTCATGTTTGAAGccgaaatatttgatattcttgATATTCTAAAACTTCATAAAAACGTTGGAAGagatgttaaaacaaaatgaacccACATCGAGAATGGCTACTAACCCGGTGAGAGCTTTTATGACTTACAGTCTACCAACAACAATATAGACCCTGCGGCAGTAATAGACTTTCTAGTTATGTCCCTCACCGGGATAAATCGTCAATTATGGGCGCCTATATGATTACCAGATAGAAGGGATCGCATCATGTATCTATGTACGTTTAACGTTCATGGGTTCTTTTCTCTATGACGTATTTCCACTTAAAATTCTCaaattaattataatgtttGTTCCGTAGGTACTTAATCATAATTCGTAATaacagcagtgctgattgttTTTTGTGAGAATTAAATTTGCCGAATAGTTTGTGCAATATAGCATAATATTTTCCCGACCGCTCGCTGAACATAGGAACGGAGGTGGCGATGCCCCTcaacaaacaaataatgttCATCAACACCAAAGTTTTGGACGGAAATGCAACAAActagaaagtttttttttttacattaacacTACCAATATGTTACGCATCGGATGCGGATTACTTAATAAACATTCATAGGATGgtatattttttggcaaaaccGCCTTTACTTGTTAAAAAGATGTTTTCTCAGATCTAAATATAAATGACATGGCCTcaatattttactattttgacCGATATGCCTTTTTGCTATAAATGTACAACGTTTGAAGACCTAGTGCCAATATATATGACAAATTAACAACATATAAACACATCTAGAGAGTTCCTACAGAATTATTATGTACACATATAGAATGGTTATTGAATTTATAAGAcgttttgatatttgaatttcaagtggggaaaataaagacaaaagtagtaaaccgctgttcaataTTCATAACTCGAATATGCAAAAATATATCCGGGTAACAAATTAAAACCGAGGAAAAACATcaactttaagaaaaaaaaaccggaacaacagaaacacacaTCTACAACAAAAGCAAATGCCACCATacataaatagtatcaaaggtaccaggattatagtttaatacgccagacgcgcgtttcgtctacataagactcatcagtgacgctcagatctaaataattataaagccaaacaagaacaaagatgaagagcattgaggacccaaaattccaaaaaaaaaagttgtgccaaatacggctaaggttatttattcctgggataagaaaatccttagttttagaaaaataaaaagttttgtaacaggaaatttataaaaatgaccatataattgatattcatgtcaacaccgaagtgccgactactgggctggtgataccctcttggacgaaacgttcaccaaCACTGGCTTTTTCATACAATCTCAATTGAAGCATCACATGACATTAGAGTTTTCATTCACAAGGTACATAACTAGTATCAAATGAAAAAGTCCATCTGCTTATATGTAGTGAAAATAATTACAACGTTGCATGATTTCCTCAAGTCTTATCTGTTTAAGTTGTAAATAGAAACGGTTATGGATATTCgtttggttttatttaatattggTTTTTGTAAGTAGatgtatatacttttaatattacattataaCTTTTTTTGGTAACGACGAAACGCATTATCGGCATACACAATTGTAATCCTTTCCATAACAGAAGTAtgtattgataggggattaattgaggaataaaaaaaaacaaaaaaatatagggaTCAATGCGCTTGTTTCGAGACataagccattgaaattttggcgggaaaatgttctctcttgatttttcatagcttttttATTGACCacttcaagttttaaaaaataaataggattgcataagacttttacaaatggaatttcgggtcctcaatgctcttcaactttttacatgtttggctttacaactttttttatctgagttagtgatgagtctcatgtagacgatacgcgcgtctggcgtattggattataattctggtacatTGAATAACTAGTTATCCTGTCTAAAGAGTGGGGATGAACAACACCTATGCCATGATACAAACAATCTATCtgctaaaacaaaacattgaatatcAGCACACCCGACACAAAGGTTTAACGTTTGCAGGTTAtggctgatattttacattatcattgtacagaaaaaaagtgcaaCAACAATATCGATATTCAAAGTAAATTCAATAAGGAAAGTactgaaaacaaaacacattatcAATCAACGGCTCGAGTCAACCTTATTCCGATTTTGTCTGTTAGATTCAgttttaagaaacaaaatacattcattttattattgttaatattttgagtGATCAACCAATGTGTCAAAAAACAGCATTAGACATTACAAAAACAGGCGAAAGAACCCATTCGTTGATAAGATATATCAAGTAGTTAGACATTATGCAATAGCGGACATATATTTGACTCTTATCTCACCCTAAGACATCACAAAATTCAGACCATCGGTCATGTAAAGTTTTCTCTTCCTGAAACCAAATATGAAAACGTGAtctttaaatatgatttaatgaCAATACTGTTACtggtataaaaaaacaaaaaaacacgtGTTTGTATTGTTAATAAATGTGATATCAGCTGCTCTAGACAAAGCAGTTCTGGTTTCACATCAGTAACAAGCCGTGTTGCATACCTTAGTATAAACCTTTTGATAAGTTTTACTTATAACGGATTATAACAgaatatatgttattgttttttttatcatttttgaaggACCTATCACTGCAAATCAtattaccgtatagcgggttattctCGCTGATGTAAATTTTGCGAATTTCATAAATTAAGGAATACGAAATATATTGGCAGATTCAAAACTTTaatcaatacctttgcatgtgcCGTTTTCAaatggcggaatttattttgcgATTTTGTTTTATACGCGAAAAATTAGCCCCCCGCGAAATTAACCCGCTATACGGGTATGTATATAAAACTattatacatattgtttttaatagtTATTACTTGTGCACAGTCAGAATGTCCTAGAGGATGGTTTCATTTTGGAAAGTCGTGCTACTTCATCAGTCACACACTGAAAACATGGGTTGATGCTGGGGTgagtaaatacaatgtattttc is part of the Mytilus trossulus isolate FHL-02 chromosome 13, PNRI_Mtr1.1.1.hap1, whole genome shotgun sequence genome and encodes:
- the LOC134695392 gene encoding perlucin-like gives rise to the protein MIMDIRVVLFAGLFITGLQSECLRGWFHYGNSCYFISHTLKTWVDAGGFCRTYNSHLATIETEGENIFLTDTIALIQNGVGKREDIWIGGTDEVIEGVWVWASTGKDLTYTNWDAGQPDNVNSIENCLSLVWWSMPEWKWNDWYCSRNCHFICETEFPASGSIIG